The following coding sequences are from one bacterium window:
- the csm2 gene encoding type III-A CRISPR-associated protein Csm2, with product MQNQERIWTEQQIEQIINGDTKQLVATAEKLGKDLCDKKDERGNILSKGMTKSQIRNIFNSVKQMEMKGFNPKDLLLLKPKLAYAAVRPGATNGTRVIKDILTKAIDKVGDDAKKFDNFCNFFEAILAYHRAAGGK from the coding sequence GTGCAAAATCAGGAAAGAATCTGGACAGAGCAACAGATTGAACAAATTATTAATGGTGACACAAAACAATTGGTGGCTACTGCAGAGAAGTTGGGTAAAGATTTGTGTGATAAGAAGGATGAGAGGGGTAATATTTTGTCTAAGGGAATGACCAAATCACAGATTAGGAATATCTTTAATTCTGTTAAGCAGATGGAGATGAAAGGCTTCAATCCAAAAGATCTGTTATTGCTAAAGCCTAAACTGGCTTATGCTGCAGTTCGACCAGGAGCGACAAACGGAACCAGAGTGATTAAAGATATTCTTACTAAAGCAATTGATAAGGTAGGTGATGACGCTAAAAAATTTGATAATTTCTGCAACTTCTTTGAGGCTATCCTGGCTTATCACAGAGCCGCAGGCGGAAAATAA
- the csm3 gene encoding type III-A CRISPR-associated RAMP protein Csm3: MDNDFKLLKKIFITGTIEVKTGLCIGGSSVGLEIGGADKVVVRNPINNQPYIPGSSLKGKMRSLLERFEGKMSIKEKKDEKGNIIGVSAEPCECGTCLICQIFGLPAEKKGMPARLIVRDGMLQNPELLEKSKFTDMPYAEIKAEVVIDRITSVATPRTFERVPAGAKFNLNLVCNIYNGDTESDILKKIFESLIKVQEDYLGGSGTRGYGEIKITINTPLKYKDQTVYEGDNNPKSIQNNSLIPSQLLS, encoded by the coding sequence ATGGATAACGATTTTAAATTACTCAAGAAGATATTTATAACTGGCACAATAGAGGTAAAAACAGGGCTTTGTATCGGTGGAAGTAGTGTAGGATTAGAGATTGGAGGCGCAGATAAGGTTGTGGTAAGAAACCCCATCAATAATCAACCCTATATCCCAGGCTCATCACTTAAAGGAAAGATGAGAAGTTTATTAGAAAGATTTGAGGGGAAAATGAGTATTAAAGAGAAAAAGGATGAAAAAGGCAACATCATTGGCGTGAGTGCTGAGCCTTGTGAATGTGGAACCTGTTTAATCTGCCAGATTTTTGGTCTTCCTGCAGAAAAAAAGGGAATGCCAGCCAGACTGATTGTTCGAGATGGAATGTTACAAAATCCCGAATTGCTTGAAAAGAGTAAATTTACTGATATGCCCTATGCTGAGATTAAAGCAGAGGTGGTAATAGATAGGATTACTTCTGTCGCTACACCAAGAACCTTTGAACGGGTGCCAGCTGGTGCAAAGTTTAATCTTAACCTTGTATGTAATATCTATAACGGTGATACAGAGTCAGATATCTTAAAGAAGATATTTGAATCACTTATCAAGGTTCAGGAGGATTATTTGGGAGGAAGTGGCACAAGGGGATATGGAGAGATAAAGATTACAATCAATACGCCACTAAAATATAAAGACCAAACTGTCTATGAAGGGGATAATAATCCAAAAA